The following is a genomic window from Adhaeribacter radiodurans.
GCTTATCCTGAAAGTAATAGACATCCCGAACTTTGCCCCGGTAAAAACCTGTCTGTTTAGCGAAATGAAAGTTTGTCTCTTTAAGAGCCTGCATCAAAATTTTTCTTCTGAGTGGGTTGTAAAGTTAGTAAGATATTCTGAAGTCCAAAATAGGTCAAAATACGGATAAGGGTTTGCCGAAGAGGTTTATATATACCTATATTTTGTGTTAATACAGCGTTTATTCAATTATTTAACTAATCTGTTTAATAAATGAAATGTAGGTTACGGCAAATTTTAAAAACTCGTAATTTTTGTTTTACTAAATTATTTACTTAAATGCCAAAAAAGTTAACTTATTTTTAGCAAAAACAAAAAAGCCTGTATTAAACAGGCTTTCTCCCAATATATAAAGTTAGATTTTACTTGTAAATAGCTGGAGCTTTTTCCCGTAAATTATAGTTCGAGGCCATAACTTCGGCGTACGCTCCTGCCGTGCGGATGGCAATTAAGTCGTGGCGTTTGGTCTCAGGCAGAGCAACATTCTGAGCAAAGCAATCCGATGATTCGCAGATTGGCCCTACCACATCGTAAACTTGCTCCGGTAAATTACTGGTTAAGTTATCAATTTTGTGGTACGCCTGGTAGAGCATCGGGCGAATTAATTCCGTCATGCCGGCATCCAGAATAGCAAAATTTTTCTTTTGACCTTTTTTAATGTAAAGTACTTTAGATAATAAGGTGCCACATTGAGCAACCAAGGCTCGACCTAACTCAAAATGTACTACTTGACCCGGTTGTACGGCCAAATGCTCGTTAAAAATAGCAAAGTACGCCGCAAAATCTGGGATTGGATTTTCCTCAGGGGCGTGATAATCTACGCCCAAACCACCTCCCACATTCAAATGCTTTAAATTAAAGGCTTGTTCGCGGAACCATTGTTGAATTTCGTTCACCCGGAGACTTAATTTTTCAAAAACAACCAGGTCTGTGATTTGCGAACCAATGTGAAAATGTATACCAATTAATTCCAGATTAGGTAAGCGCCGCAGCAAGGCCAAGACATCGGCCAACTCCCAGGTATTAATGCCAAATTTATTTTCTTCGAGACCAGTGGTTATGTATTTGTGCGTATTGGCGTTTACGTTCGGGTTGATACGCAAGGCAATCCGGGCAATTTTATTTTGCTGCTGTGCCAGTTCGCTGATAATTTCCAATTCCTGCATCGATTCGCAGTTAAAGCAGAAAATATCATGCTCTAAGGCAAAATTAATTTCAGCATCAGATTTACCCACTCCCGCAAAAACAATTTGGTCTGCCCTAAAACCAGTGGCTAAAGCTTGTTTAATTTCGTTACCACTTACACAGTCCGCCCCAAAACCTGCCTGCTGAATTAATTTTAAAATGGGCTCGTTGCTATTTGCTTTTAAGGCATAATGCACATGGTAGCCATAACGGTTAGCTTCGGTACGGGCTGCCTGTAAAGTTTGCTGTAATAAATTAAGATCGTAGAAATAAAAGGGCGTGTTTTGCCCATTCCAGTTTTGCTGGGTCAGATTAAGCATGTGCGGGTTCCCTTTCAAATACACCTTCGTTTAAAGCTACTAAAGCTCGTTTTTTATCGGTGGTACTAATTAATAAGCTAATGTTGTTTTTACTGCCGCCGTAAGAAATCATGCGCAGAGGAATATTTTTTAAAGCTTCAAATATTTTTACTGTAGTACCGGGTACTTCTTCAATTGAGTCGCCTACTAAGCAAATAATAGTTTGACTTTCATCTACCTGCACCGAACCAAATTCTTTTAATTCCGCAATTATATCCGACAAGTGTTTTGTATTATCAATGGTTAAGGATACGGCTACTTCCGAAGTCGTAATCATATCGATAGGGGTTTTATATTCTTCAAATACTTCAAAAATCCGCCGTAAAAAACCATAAGCAAGCAGCATCCGGCTAGATTTTACATTAATGGCCACAATGCCGTCTTTAGCGGCTACGGCCTTTATGCTCTTGCCCGACGATAGCGACGAAATGGTAGTCCCCTTTGCTTCCGGCTGCATAGTGTTGAGCAATTTTACCGGTATGTTTTTTTGCTTAGCAGGTAAAACGCTGGAAGGATGCAGAATTTTAACACCAAAATAAGCTAACTCGGCTGCTTCATCGAACGATAACCCGGCAATTGGATAGGTGTTCCGTACAATACGCGGATCGTTATTGTGCATGCCGTCAATATCGGTCCAGATTTGGATTTCGGTGGCTTTTACAGCGGCTCCAATCAGCGAAGCCGAGTAATCGCTGCCACCGCGTTTTAAATTATCTATTTCCCCGAACGAATTACGACAAATATAGCCTTGCGTAACGAAAAGATTATTATGGGGATGTTTGGCTAAAGTAGTACTTAATTCTTGCTGCAAAAATTTAGTGTCTGGTTCCTCATTTTCGTCTATGCGCATAAAATTGAGGGCCGGCAACAAAACAGAGTCCAGGTTCATTTCCTCCAGTAGAAACTGAAATAAAGCCGTAGAAAGTAATTCGCCCTGGGCTAAAATAGCCCGTTCTTCGCGAATAGAAAAAGGACCTGTTGCCATTGATTTAATAAAATCAAAGTGAGAAATTACTAAATCCAGTGCTGCAAATTTTTTCTTTTCGGTGGTATACAAACCTTTTATTACTTCCCGGTAAATTTTATATAAATTTTCGGTAAGTTGAAGCGCTTCCTGGGTTTGTTGTTGGTAAAACTTACCGGCAATTTCGACCAGCTTATTCGTAGTACCCGACATAGCCGATAATACCACAATTTTACGATACTCGTCGTTAACCAGGTTGGCTACCAATTTCATGTTTTGGGGAGAACCTACCGAGGTGCCGCCAAACTTTAAAATTTTCATTAACAGGCAATTTATTTGTAGCAATGTGTCGCAAAACTACTAAATTCAGGGAGAAGCTGCTGAATTTTTTAGACTATTTGTTAAATAATTGTTAAAATTTTAGCTAATTACCTTTCTATTTACAAATATTAATTAGCAACCAATTAGATTAGGTTAAAATTAAGAAATTCATAAAAAATTACCCTGGCAAGTCTACCATTGTTTTTACTCCCCGGCTTAAGCTGTCTTAAATAGCTTATTCTATGAACTTTATTGAAGAATAGGTAAAACATTATTCACTGTAATTCAGTAAAATTATCTCTAAATATTTCCTTCCTACATTACGTTTAACTACACTTGATTATGGATGATTACAACTACGCCCATTCCGATACGGATTTAGATATTATATCTAAAAAAGAATTTTGGAAATTATTAAAAACTGGGCTAGTAATTGATGCCCGGGCCGGTGGACTTATTTTGGGGCCTTCTATTGAACAAGGCGGCATTGATTGTGTGGCCGAAACACCCGAAGGTTTTACTAAAATTGGTAAAATCGAAGGCGGCGTTTTTATTGTTAATTCTTTAGCCAATAAGAACTACAGCGATAAATTACAGACATTTAACGCATATGATACCTTGTTTTACGAAGATGAACCGGTCGATTACATTATTTCTCCTACAACCTGCGTCTATAATACGTTTGGGATAGAAGATAAATTGGTGTGGTTAAGAGGAGATGAATTTATCGTAAATAAATATGCTTCTTTTAAGTTTTTAAAAGAAATCGAAGAAATAAATTACTTTGATTTTCGGGTGTGATGAATTAGTTGAAAAGTTTGAAAGTTAA
Proteins encoded in this region:
- the lysA gene encoding diaminopimelate decarboxylase, translated to MLNLTQQNWNGQNTPFYFYDLNLLQQTLQAARTEANRYGYHVHYALKANSNEPILKLIQQAGFGADCVSGNEIKQALATGFRADQIVFAGVGKSDAEINFALEHDIFCFNCESMQELEIISELAQQQNKIARIALRINPNVNANTHKYITTGLEENKFGINTWELADVLALLRRLPNLELIGIHFHIGSQITDLVVFEKLSLRVNEIQQWFREQAFNLKHLNVGGGLGVDYHAPEENPIPDFAAYFAIFNEHLAVQPGQVVHFELGRALVAQCGTLLSKVLYIKKGQKKNFAILDAGMTELIRPMLYQAYHKIDNLTSNLPEQVYDVVGPICESSDCFAQNVALPETKRHDLIAIRTAGAYAEVMASNYNLREKAPAIYK
- a CDS encoding aspartate kinase, with the translated sequence MKILKFGGTSVGSPQNMKLVANLVNDEYRKIVVLSAMSGTTNKLVEIAGKFYQQQTQEALQLTENLYKIYREVIKGLYTTEKKKFAALDLVISHFDFIKSMATGPFSIREERAILAQGELLSTALFQFLLEEMNLDSVLLPALNFMRIDENEEPDTKFLQQELSTTLAKHPHNNLFVTQGYICRNSFGEIDNLKRGGSDYSASLIGAAVKATEIQIWTDIDGMHNNDPRIVRNTYPIAGLSFDEAAELAYFGVKILHPSSVLPAKQKNIPVKLLNTMQPEAKGTTISSLSSGKSIKAVAAKDGIVAINVKSSRMLLAYGFLRRIFEVFEEYKTPIDMITTSEVAVSLTIDNTKHLSDIIAELKEFGSVQVDESQTIICLVGDSIEEVPGTTVKIFEALKNIPLRMISYGGSKNNISLLISTTDKKRALVALNEGVFEREPAHA